Part of the Methanobacteriaceae archaeon genome, AAGATCCGCTACCGCCTCAGGAGCTCCCTTGGCAGCGATTATGTAATCCTCACCATCCGGGGATTGCCAAACATGGGACATGGCCAGTAATTCCTGGGATAAGGGGTACTCCTGCACCAGTTGCCAGTCTTCATGTAAATGTTCAGTTTCCCTGAGGGTGTAATCTCCCAATTCCTTAATGGATTTCTCCATGGGGTCAAAAGGATCTCTTTGACTGGCCAGGATACTGAATTCAATGAGTTCATGGAATTTCTCAGGTAATTGATCCGTTCTTTCAGGATTTATGCTGAGAAAATCATCTCCGGCAAAGATTTTACCCACTCTCATCTGGTTTAGGGTGAGAGTGCCAGTTTTATCTACACAGAGGACGGTGGTGGATCCCAACGCCTGGATGGCATGGGAACGCCGGGTTAGCACGTTTTTATGGGATATTCTCCAGGCTCCCAGTGCTAGGAAGATGGTTAAAACCACAGGGAATTCCTCAGGGAGAATGGCCATGGCCAGGGTTATACCAGCTAGAAAACCGTTAAGCCAGTCCAGGCGAGTAAACCCGTAGATAATCACCACCGCAGCGCATAAAACAGCACCCACTAGGGCCATGTTACGCACCAGGATACGGGTTTCTTTTTGGAGAGAGGTGTCTTCTGTTTCCAGGGTTTGCAGGCGTTTTCCAATTCGACCCATTTCTGTGTTCAGACCGGTGGATATTACTCGGGCTACTCCCTGTCCCTGTACTACTAGGGTTCCAGAGTACACTGAAGGTAGTCCATCACCTCCCGGAGGATGCATATCCATCACCCCTCCACACTGCACTTTACGCACTGGAACCGATTCACCGGTTAGCAGGGATTCGTTTATAAGGAGATTGCCACAGGATAACATAACCGCATCAGCTGGGACTCGGTCACCTTCCTTGAGCATTATGATATCATCGGTGACCACTTCTCTACCTGCAATCCTCTTCTGTTTCCCGTCACGTATAACCAGGGCCCGGGGACTGGACAGATCCCGCAGAGCTTCCAGGGTACGTTCAGTTTTGCGTTCCTGGTAGAAGGTGATACCCATGATCACGAAAACAAAGCCCAGGAGCATCAAAGCCTCCTGCAGATCTCCTAAAATAAGGTAAATTGCACCACATGCAATTAAAAGGAGGAACATGGGTTCACGGATCACTTCAAATATTATGGCTAGAACCGATCTTTTATCTCTTGAGGGGAGCTCGTTGTATCCCTCTTTTTCTATTTTCAGGGCAGCTTCCTCCTCAGAAAGCCCTATAATATTTTCGAGATCCATTTCTTCTGCCAAGTTCCCACTTCCTTTATTAGAAATTGTAATAGTAATTGTAATGAAAATAATTATTATTGGGAGTTAAATTAGTTAATCGTAGAATTGATTAAGATATGAGAGGACCTATATTTATCTTTTTCCCTAAATAAAGTGTTAGGAGGTCCTAATCAATAAATAAATTGTTAGGTTTATCTAATATGGGATAGAGTTGCCTAAATTTAACAGAATTGAAAAAAATGTCAGATTAAGGAGGATCTGTCTATTTTTTTGGTTAAAAAAATAGGATAAATTGGGTAAAAAAGGAATTATTTTAAGGATTTCACGTAATCCAGGGACTCCAACCGGTCCATGGCTTCTTCAAGATCTTCAAAGGAAGTTGCATAGGATATTCTAAAGTGCCCTGCACCGTACTGGCCGAAAGCAGTTCCTGGAACCAGCACCACATTTTTTTTAAGGGCTTCATCCACCAGTTTTTCTGGATTATCAACTGGGGGGAAGACGTAGAATGCTCCTTCTGGTTTTCGACAGTCTATTCCCATAACTTGCAGTCTTTCTACCACCAGGTCTCTCCTTCTTTTGAACTCCTCTACCATTTCTCTCACACTATCTTGGGGTCCCTGCACAGCTCTTAGAGCGGCTTTCTGAGAAATGGAAGTGGCACAGGTGACAGTGTACTGGTGAACTTTTAAGATTTCTTCGGTTAATTCAGGGGGTGAAGCCAGGTATCCGATACGAAACCCAGTCATGGCATAGGTTTTGGAGAATCCATTAATAGTTATCACATTATCCGAAAAACGGGCCAGACTGTAATGCTTATTAGTGTAGATGATCTTTTCGTAGATCTCATCAGAAATTATTATCAAGTTGTGGTCATCAGCAATATCTGCCAAACCCTTAACATCTTCCTTTAAAAGCACACCACCTGTGGGGTTGCCTGGTGAATTAACAATGATAGCCTTGGTACTGGGGTTTACCAGTTCCAGCACTTCTTCTGGTTTCATACGGAAATCATTCTCATCTTTAAGATGTGCAGGGATTGATCTACCTCCAGATATTTTCACGCAAGCATCATAGGCTACAAAACCAGGATCAGGGATTATAACTTCATCTCCCTCCTCAACAAGTGCATGGGCACAGGAATATAATGCGCCACTGGCCCCAGTGGTAATAATTATGTTTTCAGGGGATGTTTTTATGTGGTTTTCACGCTGTAATTTATGGGCTAAAGCTTCACGCAGCTCAAAAATCCCCATGTTGCCAGTGTAATGGGTAAAACCCTCATTCAGGGCTTCCTTAACTGCTTCACGGATGTGGGATGGGGTGTCAAAGTCTGGTTCTCCCAGTGCCAGGTTGATGGAGTCTTCTCCCACCAGATCGAACATTTTCCTTATTCCAGACAAATCTATTGATTGAACTCGTTTTGCTGGTTTCATAAATATCTTATCCTATTTGTCTATATTAGTAGTTAGATTTATTGATTAGCTGAATATTTACTATGATGAGTATGTTAAAATCTAATCGGATTGTGAGAATTTTTACAAGTATTGAATGTTTCAAGTATTTAATTATTAATTTCAATTTTAAATATCATTTAATCCTATTTGAATGTTGTTTAACAGCCAGCACCGCAATTATAACAACCAAAAGTTTCACACCAAGGTGTTAAATCACCGTTTAAAGCTTTTTCGTATTCGTTTAAGAGAAATTCATCAGTTACCCCCACATCAATGAGGTGCCAGGGAAGTTCATCATTTACACTCCTCTTAGGAATGAATTTTTTCCACCTTCCAAGGGGGACTTTTCTATAGGATGATTCTTCGATAAGATTGCCTAAATCTGCATCTCCCACTGACAAAACATATTGTATAAGGGCTGTTTTCGGGCTTTCCACTTTAAAATGTCGATTTTTAAATTGTTTTTTAAGGAAGTTTACCTTTCCCTTTATTTCATTGTAATTAAATTCCGCCCACTGGAAGGGTGTGTGTGGTTTTGGTATGAATGGGTTGATACTTATTCGCAGGGAACTGGAGTGCGGTGCCATATCTTGCAGATCCCTAATCAGATTCAGCATATCTTTCAGGTCTTGTTCTGTTTCTGTGGGGAGTCCGGTGAGGAAGTATAGCTTGACATTCATTTTATTTTCAAAAGCAGTTTTAATTGCACTCTTGACATTGTCATCAGTTAGGGCTTTGTTGACTACTTTCCTCAGCCTCCAAATTGATTCAGGGGCAATGGTAATGGTTTTAAGCCCGCTACGCTTTAATATCCCCAGGAGATTGGTGGATACAGATTCAATCCGCAGTGAAGGTGTGGTAACTTGAAAACCCCTCTCCATAAGCTCATAACACAGCCTTTCAATATGTTGGTGATCAGATACTGCCGCACCAATAAGGGCAATTTTATTTAACCCGGTGGACTTACGGCCTTCTTCAGCAGTTTTAAGTAGGAGTCTAAGATCAACTTCTCTCCTGGGACGGTAAAGGCATCCTGCCATGCAGAAACGACAACCCCTGGCACATCCCCGGGAAACCTCCAGGAGGAAAGATTTCCCAAAGGCAGGGATCAATTCTTTATTATCTGTTTCTGGGAATACCTGTCTTAACGGGCGCCAGGCATCCTTCATATTTTCTACAGTAACCAGTTTGGCTTTATTTCCCTGCATTTTCCCCGGGACAAAAATGCCTTCCACTTCCCTGAAATGGTCTAAATTCTGGCGAGGATTATCCATTTCTTTTAAAATTTTCAGAAAATCGGGAAAAATGGGTTCAGCTTCACCCAGAAAGAATAGGTCAATGAAAGGGCTCATGGGAAGAGGGTTGGAACTGGCACAGGGCCCCCCAGCAATTACCAGGGGATCTTCTAAAGACCGGTCCATGCTCCGTACTTTCAAACCTCCCTGCCTCAGCATTTCCAGCACATGATGATAATCCTGCTCATACTGCAGTGAGAAACTAACCACATCAAAGTCTTTTAAGGGCGAACCAGTCTCCA contains:
- a CDS encoding pyridoxal phosphate-dependent aminotransferase is translated as MKPAKRVQSIDLSGIRKMFDLVGEDSINLALGEPDFDTPSHIREAVKEALNEGFTHYTGNMGIFELREALAHKLQRENHIKTSPENIIITTGASGALYSCAHALVEEGDEVIIPDPGFVAYDACVKISGGRSIPAHLKDENDFRMKPEEVLELVNPSTKAIIVNSPGNPTGGVLLKEDVKGLADIADDHNLIIISDEIYEKIIYTNKHYSLARFSDNVITINGFSKTYAMTGFRIGYLASPPELTEEILKVHQYTVTCATSISQKAALRAVQGPQDSVREMVEEFKRRRDLVVERLQVMGIDCRKPEGAFYVFPPVDNPEKLVDEALKKNVVLVPGTAFGQYGAGHFRISYATSFEDLEEAMDRLESLDYVKSLK
- a CDS encoding radical SAM protein produces the protein MLLEHNVVVKDPLKVEMRFASCYPNLYRSAMSSMGFHIIYDYLNHYDNIYCERVVYPYGKSLETGSPLKDFDVVSFSLQYEQDYHHVLEMLRQGGLKVRSMDRSLEDPLVIAGGPCASSNPLPMSPFIDLFFLGEAEPIFPDFLKILKEMDNPRQNLDHFREVEGIFVPGKMQGNKAKLVTVENMKDAWRPLRQVFPETDNKELIPAFGKSFLLEVSRGCARGCRFCMAGCLYRPRREVDLRLLLKTAEEGRKSTGLNKIALIGAAVSDHQHIERLCYELMERGFQVTTPSLRIESVSTNLLGILKRSGLKTITIAPESIWRLRKVVNKALTDDNVKSAIKTAFENKMNVKLYFLTGLPTETEQDLKDMLNLIRDLQDMAPHSSSLRISINPFIPKPHTPFQWAEFNYNEIKGKVNFLKKQFKNRHFKVESPKTALIQYVLSVGDADLGNLIEESSYRKVPLGRWKKFIPKRSVNDELPWHLIDVGVTDEFLLNEYEKALNGDLTPWCETFGCYNCGAGC
- a CDS encoding cation-translocating P-type ATPase; this translates as MDLENIIGLSEEEAALKIEKEGYNELPSRDKRSVLAIIFEVIREPMFLLLIACGAIYLILGDLQEALMLLGFVFVIMGITFYQERKTERTLEALRDLSSPRALVIRDGKQKRIAGREVVTDDIIMLKEGDRVPADAVMLSCGNLLINESLLTGESVPVRKVQCGGVMDMHPPGGDGLPSVYSGTLVVQGQGVARVISTGLNTEMGRIGKRLQTLETEDTSLQKETRILVRNMALVGAVLCAAVVIIYGFTRLDWLNGFLAGITLAMAILPEEFPVVLTIFLALGAWRISHKNVLTRRSHAIQALGSTTVLCVDKTGTLTLNQMRVGKIFAGDDFLSINPERTDQLPEKFHELIEFSILASQRDPFDPMEKSIKELGDYTLRETEHLHEDWQLVQEYPLSQELLAMSHVWQSPDGEDYIIAAKGAPEAVADLCHLKPAELAQLSENISLMASEGLRIIGVARAHFKKVDLPGKQHDFNFEFLGLVGFQDPVREEVPQAVEECYQAGIRVVMITGDYPGTARNIAEKIGLKEPDKVITGPELEEMDDETLRERVKDVNIFARMVPEMKLRLVEAFKSNGETVAMTGDGVNDAPALKSAQIGISMGGRGTDVAREASSLVLLEDDFSSIVSAVKMGRRIYDNLKKATAYIFAVHVPIIGMSFFPVLFQLPLVLFPVQIVFLELIIDPACSIVFEAEPAEKNVMKKPPRSSKEALFNRGTIGMSILQGVVVLFIVMGIYIFTLNSQGEELARTLSFTTLIFANLALIMTNRSWSLTILETINSPNTALWWVLGGALLFLGMVLYFPPLQQLFQFSPLNLQEILLCLLAGSVSIFWFEGLKWVNSHRERKYIS